The genome window GCTTCCTGGAGGGAGACCCGGACCGGCCGCTGGTGGCGGGGGCCGTCTACAACGGCACGAATACGGTGCCGTACGCGCTGCCGGACGAGAAGACGAAGTCCACGCGCAAGAGCGCCTCCAGCCTGGGTAGCAACGGCTTCAACGAGGTGCGGATTGAGGACTCTGCGGGCGAGGAGGAGGTCTTCACCCACGCGCAGAAGGACGAGGATCTGCTCACGGAGAATGACAAGGACCAGCTGGTGCGCGCGTACGAGGACCTGCTGGTGAAGAAGGACCGCAAGCGCACGGTGGAGGGGAACCAGGAGCTGCGCGTCGAGATGGACGACGTGGGCGTGGTGGAGGGGAACCAGACGCTGCTGGTGCAGAAGAACCGGGACACCACGACGAAGGGCAGCCACGACGAGGCCGTCGAGGGCAACCAGTCGATGACGGTGAGCAAGAACATCACCAGCTTCATCTCCCAGGGGGCGATGGAGAACGTGACGCTGGCGAAGGCCACCACCATTGGCGGGGCCTACAGCGTCAACGTGGCGCTGGCCTTGAACGAGGCCACGGGCGGGGCGAGGGGTCTTGAAATCGGTGCTTTGCACAGCGAGTGGGTCGGCATGTCGCGTCAGGAGACGGTTGCTAAGGACAAGCAGGCCAAGGTGAACGGGGACTGGCAGGCGGATGTGGGCGCGGGCGTGTCCATCACCATAGGCAAGGACCTGAAGGAAGACGTTGGCAGTAAGACGCACTTGGGCGTCAAGGAGGGCGCTGCATGGCTCGCCAATAAGTTCGAGCTCAAAGCGGACGCGCTGTCGCTGGTTGTCAACGACCAACTGATTCTTCGTGTCGAGAAGTCCGGTAAGGTCCAACTCAATGCGAAGAAGCTCACGCTGGATGGCTCTGACATCAAGTTCAAGGGCGCAAAGGTCCAGAAACTCGCGGCTGGATCGGTACCGGGCAAGTCCATCAAGGTCGAGGAAGCCGCGAAACTCTCCGAGGTAGATCCCATCTATTCTTCCGGGGCCAGTCTGAGCTTGGCAGTGGAGGACTCTGGTGCGCCCCTGGCTTTCTGTCCGTACGAAATTGTCAGCAAGGACGGAGAGGTCCTCGCTCGCGGCCTTACCGACAAAGACGGCAAGACAATACCTATTCAGGTGGATGAGGACAAAGAGGTTTCATTGAGGCTTCTGTGAGCAATCGGCACTTTTCGGGACTGCAGGCTGGTTTGCGCAGCAAGTCTTTTTTCAGTGTCTTGCCCTGTTTCAACAACAGGGCTTGTTCCACATTCTGGTTGGGAGGGCCCCATGATTGAAACAATCATCAAGATTGATGGAACAGACTATGTCTTTAAAACGGATAAGAATAAGACGGTGCTTGACCTGGGGGCAACGCTCAAAGCGAAGCCAACGGATGAACCCAAGAAAATCCAGACGCCACGGGTTTGGCTCATCACCACCAAGGAGAAGAAAATTCCCTTGTTTGCGGTGCGTCCAGTCACTAACGAAACGTCCTTCCGAATCATCACGACGCAACAGCTCTATCAAGAGAAGGTTCAGTGGTTTGAGCCTCTTGCAAATGGCTACCGGAAACTGCTCTGGAGACATCCAGACGGCCAGAAGCAAGGGACGGAGCCATTCCACGCCTACAAGCATTTCTCCTGGAAGGAGATAGTTTCCTTCGCTATCGAAGACCGATGGCCGATAAGTTTTGTTCCCGGCGGAACAGGGGATTGGAAGGCTCACTCCAAGGGGGGGGATGGATATTTGCTTGTCAACATGGAGGGGACTCCCTATTGGACCGATGCTGTCGGACAGATTCCCTTCTCTGTAGATACGTACAAGTCCAAGCTTGAGTCGATAGGAGTCGTGAATGCGGCTATCTCGCAGACGGTCGTAACTGGCATGAAGTATGGAGACGGGATTCCTGTCTTTGGCAGTACAGACAATTCCGCAAGTTATGACAACTTCATGGTCTTGAGGGGGGCGCTCTGGGCCGCAGAGAACCATACGGTGCATCAGGTAATGGTGACCCACGTGAAGATGCCGTATAAAAAGAATGTGGTTCAGTACAAGTTTGTAAACACAGATAAGCTCAAGAACCCTGTCGGAGATGATTCTCTGGCAAAGTACGGCATGTGGAAGAAATAGGGGACGGCCGGAATGTCCGGGTGCTGAACGAGGATTGAAATGTCGGCCATGGCTGAGCCGTCACGCCGTACGCGCCGTCCCTGAAGGATGCCTCGTCGGCAGCCGCCTGCTCCACCTGCTCAGTGCTTCAGCGTTCTTCCTGGTTTGCTATGCGAGAGGCCGTTCCTGCGCAGTTCCGAGTGGTGCCTCTGGGAGCGGGAGTTCGGCAGTTTGGAGGCACCTAAAGTGGATCAGCGATGGCTATTTCGTGTAGCCGACGACCGACAGTCAGGCGCACCGGGACCTGCCGGAGTGCGCGTCACCTTGAGCATGGGCTTCGAACCCAAGGCGCGAGAGCTGTGAGGTGGGTGCTGGGAGTGGTGGGGGCGCTGCTCGCGCTCGCCGTCGACGTGATGGCCCTCCCGTTCATGCTGTGGTCCGGGGACAACCCGCTGTTCAAGTTCTTCTTCTACGCGCCGTGGGCCATTGGCGTGAGTGTGCTCACCCAGTTGAAGCACAACGGCGCGCCGGTGCCCTCGGGAAGCATAGGCACGCTGTCCACGGACGTGAACATGGCCCTGCTGTTCCTCAACTGGTTCCTCTACGCCGCGCTCGGCTTCTTCCTCGGGTGGATGATGGGGACGAAGCGGCGCGCCGCGCGGCAGCAGGCTGCCGGGTCGCCGTGACGGCCCGCGCTACCGTCCGCCCTTGAGTCGCGCCGCAGCCCAGCGCGCCGCGGCCTCGCAGAGCAGCTTCGAGGGCGGGTCCTCCGGCCGGGCCTGCGAGGCGGCCAGCTCCACCACCTCGGTGAAGAGGTCCAGCTCCAGCCCGTCCCGGCGGTCCACGCAGCCGGCGAAGAGCACCACCGGCGTGCCGTGCTCGCGGGCCAGCCGCGCCAGCCCGCCGGGACCCTTGCCCATGGACGTCTGCCGGTCGAAGCGGCCCTCGCCCGTGAGCACCACGTCCGCCATGAGCACGCGCCGCTCCAGGCCCAGCGCCCGCGACACCACCTCGTAGCCGGGCACGAGCCTGGCGCCCGCGAGCGACACCAGCCCGAAGCCGAAGCCTCCCGCCGCGCCCGTGCCGGGCCAGCCCGCCGACTGCGCGCCCATCACCGTCGCCGCATGTGCCAGCGCCGCTTCCAGCTCCGCCACCACCGCCGCGTCCGCGCCCTTCTGCGGGCCGAAGAGGCGCGCGGCGCCATCCGCTCCCAGCAGGGGCGAGGTGACGTCCGTGGCGCCCAGCAGCTCCACCGTGCCCAGCCGGGGGTGGCGGCTGCTCGCGTCCACCTGGACGAGCCCGGCGAGCGCCGCGCCTCCCGGGGGCAGCGGCTGGCCCCGCGCGTCCAGGAAGCGGTAGCCCAGCGCGGCCAGCGCGCCGGTGCCGGCGTCCGTCGTCGCGCTGCCACCCAGGCCGACGATGAGGCGCTCGCAGCCCGAGTCCAGCGCCGCGCGCATCAGCTCGCCCGTGCCGTACGTGGTGGCCAGGCGCGCGTCGCGCGCCTCGGGGGGAAGCAGCGACAGGCCGGAGGCGGCGGCCATCTCCACCACCGCGGTGCGCCCGTCGTCCAGCAGCGCCCAGCTGGCCTCCACGGGCGCGCCCAGCGGCCCGCGCACCACCTGCTTGCGGCGCTCGCCGCGAGTGCCTGACAGCAGCGCGTCCACCGTGCCGGGGCCGCCGTCCGCCAGCGGCGCGACGTCCAGCACCACTTCCGGTGAGGACTCGCGAATGCCCTTCGCCATGGCCTCGGCGGCCTGGGCGGAGGTCAGCGTGCCCTTGAATTCCTGGGGTGCGACGAGCCAGCGGGGGGAAATCACGGCGAGGGTACCGGGGCCTTCCTGGGGGCGTCCGACGACGGGGCGGGAGGCGAGGCGGGGTTCACGTCCAGTCCACCTTCGGGAAGGGCCAGGGCCTCGCACCGCTCTTCCCGCCCGAGCTGCACGCAGCGCTCGTCCGAGCGGCAGCGGTCTCGACAGGGCAGGGGCAGGCAGTAGCCCGTCGCCTCATCACACGCGGTGCCCACCGGACAGACGGCGTAGCAGCCTCCCGCGGCGCGCTGCGCGGCGGCGCTGCCCATGGCGAGGCTGGTGTTGATGAGCGCGTTGACGACGGCCCCATTCGCGCCCCGGCAACCGCCGAGGACGCCGGCCACCGCCACCGCCACGATGAGCCACCGACGCTTCCCTGCCGCCCTCATCGTCCTTCGTTCTCCTGCCGAGGTACGGACTCCGGTGTATCACTCCCCCCAGCATCCTGATCCGCGGTTCGACACACTCCTGATACAGGTATTCCGGGTTTGCTGTATTGCCTGGAGTTCGACCGAGGCATGGGTCATTCGCGCCCGCGTCCGACGCTCGCGATTGCGCTCCCCGCGCGTCCTGCTCACACACTGCTCGTTCATGCGCTGGCGGTGCGGGCAGGCGCACCGCCGAGGCCTCGTCACTCCTCTTCCGGCGGCGTGGAGGCGCGGGCCTCGGCGTGCCACTCGAGCAGGGGACGGGGTGCCTTCAGGGCGGGGGCCACGCGCTGGGAGATGCGCTCCAGGCGCTCCAGCAGCGAGCCCACCGTCTCCGCCGGCTGGCGCGCGGGGCCGCGGATGCGCTCGCAGAAGAAGGTGCGGCAGCCGAAGGGCCGGTCCGCGTACACCGTGCAGCGCTTGCCCGCCGCGTCCAGGTAGGGGCAGCCCCCGTCCTCGCGCGGTGGAGGCAGCGGGCGGCCCCGGGCCAGCAGCTCCCACTCCGGCTGCCACAGCCAGGGCTGGCGGCCCGTGGTGGCGAGCTGGCAGCACTCGCCGCTGGCGGGACACGAGTAGGGCGCGTACGCCGCGTCGGCCTGGCGGTAGACGGTGCGCACCTCCTTCAGCGCGCGCTCCCGCTCCCGGGTGCCTCCCGCTGGCGCGTCGTCGTCCTGCTCGTCCCAGTCCCGCGTCGGCATGTCAGCTCGGCTCTCTCGTTTCCTGTGCCAGGGGGCCGGGGCGGCTGCCTCAGAGCACGCGGAGCACGAAGCACTTGAGGTAGCGCGTCTCGCGGAGGTTCAGCAGCACCGGGTGGTCCCTGCCCGCGCCGCGCCGCTCGATGATCTGCACCCGCCGCTTCGCGTCCGCCGCCGCCGAGGCGAGCATGTCCTCGAAGGCCTGCTCGTCCACGTGGTACGTGCAGCTCGCGCTGATGAGGATGCCGCCGGGCCGCAACAGCTGCAGGGCCCGGAGGTTGATTTCCTTGTATCCGCGCAGCGCGGCGGCGATGGCGTCCTTGTTCTTCGCGAAGGACGGCGGGTCCAGGACGATGGTGTCGAAGTGCTTGCCGTCGTCCACCGCGTCGCGGAGGAAGTCGAAGGCGTTGGCCACCACCACGTCCAGGTTGGAGAGCTTGTTGGAGGCGGCGTTCTCCCGCAGCTGGGCGGCCGCGGACTCGGAGATTTCAATCGCCGTCACCGTCTTCGCGCGCGTGGCGAGCTGGAGCGCGAAGCCGCCCACGTAGGCGAAGCAGTCCAGCGCCTCGCCATGGGCGTAGTGCGCCGCCATGACGTGGTTCTCCCGCTGGTCCAGGAAGGCGCCCGTCTTCTGGCCCTCGAGCAGGTCCGCGCGCATGCGCACGAGGCCCTCGTCGAAGGACACCGGGCCGGGCAGCTCGCCGCGCAGCAGGCCCTTCTCGGGGGTGAGCCCCTCCAGGTTGCGCACGTTCACGTCCGAGCGGTTGATGATGCCCTTCGGGTGGAACTGCGCCTCCAGCAGGTCCACGAAGAGCGCCTTGCGCTGCTCCGTGGCGGGCACGAGGAACTGGATGCTGAGGTAGTCGCCGTAGCGGTCCACCACGAGGCCCGGAATCCCGTCCGCCTCGCCGTGGACGAGGCGGTACGTCTTCTCCCCTGGCAGCGCGCGGCGGCGGAGCTCGTCCGCGGCCAGGAGGCGCTGGCGGAAGAAGTCCTCGTCCACCGCCACGTCCTCGAAGGTGAGCCAGCGCAGCGAAATCTTGGACTGCTTCGAATAGAAGGCCTTGCCGAGGAACCAGCCACGGCTGTCGGTGACGCGCACCACCTCGCCACCCGCGAGGCCCGGGTCGCCGTTGAGGTCCGCGCGGTAGATCCACGGGTGGCCGGCCTGCCAGCGCTCGACACCGCGGCGGACCAGGGACACCTGGGGGAGGCCGTCGGGGGCGATGTCCGGCGTGGTGCGGTCCGGGGCGACCTTCTCCGGACGGCCGTGAGGGCGGCCGCGGCCCTGGGACGGGGAGGAGGGCCTACCACCGCCCTGGGAAGGGGAGGAGGGCCTCCCACCGCGGTGGGGATTCGGGGGCTTGGGGGAGGTGGGCATGGCGTTCGCGGCGTATACTCGCAACCCGCGTGAGATACGAGTTGCTCCTCCAGACAATGACTCCGGGCACGCCCTACGAGGCGGCGCGGGTGGATGCCCTCCTGGCCGAGCGGCGGGTGGCCGCCCGTCCGGACGGGGTGCGCGTGTGGCACCTCCTGAACGGCGACGTGGAGGTGGGCGACTTGCGCGAAGGCGGCAAGGTGGTGGCCACCGAGCTGCGCGTGCCGCTGTCGGACCGGCCGGACCTGATGCGCGAGGTGGTGGAGGCCGCGGCGACCCTGGCCGAGGCGGCCGGGGCGCGACTGGTGGACCCGCAGCTCGGCCGCTCGCTGAGCGCCAGGGATGACGGCGTGGTGGTGGAGCAGTACCTGCGCACCGTGCGCTACGCGGCCGACGTGGCCGGCATGCCCGAGGCGATGAGCGCGGGGAGCTACGGGGCGCTGTCCCAGGAGCCGAAGGCGTTCCAGCCGTCGGGGCGCTTCGTCCTCATCGCCATCGCCGCCTTCTTCTTCCTGTATCTCCTGGTGGACTCGCTGATGGGGCAGCTGAACGGCGAGTAGGCGCCCCGGGCCGGTTGTCCGGCACGGGTACCCCCCGCCGCGTTAGGTTGGAGGCGTGTTCAAGTACCTCCTGCTCGCCTTCACCGTGGTGCCCTTCATCGAGCTGTACCTGCTCCTGGCCATTGGCCGGGAGGTGGGATTCATGCCCACCCTCGCCATGGTGCTGCTGACGGGGCTGGTCGGTGCCTCGCTTGCCCGGCGAGAGGGCGCGCGGGTGATGCGGAGCTGGCGCGAGTCCATGGCCCGGGGGCAGGTGCCCGAGGACGGCATCCTCAGCGGGGCGCTGGTGCTGGTGGGCGGCGCGCTGCTCGTCGCGCCCGGCGTCTTCACGGACGTGGTGGGGCTGCTGCTGTTGATTCCCCCCACGCGCCGCTTCGTGGCCGCGCGGCTGCGGCGCTCGCTGGAGCGCAAGGTGCGGGAGGGCTCCGTGCGCGTCACCACCGTGGGCTTCGGCGGGTTCGGTGGGTTCCAGGGGACGCGCGGAGACGGGCCGTTCGGTGGCCCGTTCGCTGGAGGCACCTTCGACGCGGGGCCCGGGACGCCTTCGCGCGAGGGCCGCACGCAGGCCGAGGTGGACGCGGAGTTCACCGAGGACAAGCCGCGGCATTGAGGCGTGCTCGCGGCCGTCTTCCGGACTTCAGCGCAGCAGATAGTCGCCAGCCACGAAGCCGACGGTCATCGCCAGGACGAGCAGCGCGCCCTGCAGCTTCGGCGGCGCCGGCAAGGGGATGTCGAGCAGGCGGCAGCCAGCGCCGATGCCCAGTGCCAGGACGAGTCCTACCATGGCCATCATCATGCGCGCGTCTCCCGGGTCTCTCCGGTGGGGCCGCCACAGTCGGCGCGGCTGTGGGCAGGACGCTTCGCCAGCACCTGGTCGGCGACCACGTAGCCGCTCGTCATCGCGACCACGAGGAGCGCACCCACGAGCAGCGGCGGCGCGGGCGCGGGAATGCCCAGCCAGCGGCAGCCAAAGCCGATGCCCAGACCGAGCAACAGGCCAATCAACAGTTTCAGGTTCAAGAAGGCTCCTCCAGGGTGACGATGCGAGGTGTTGAGGGCTCGGCAGTGACGAAGTGGCGGACGGACGGCGGCTGCGCGTCACGGTGCAGGGCCCGCAGCGCTTCCTGAAGCCGCTTCTCCTCGTTCGTGACGCGCTCGTGCTGGCGGAGATGCTCCAGCCAGGAGTCGACGAGGAAGTACTCGAGGAAGCGTCCCGGGGTGGCCGCGTCCTCCATCACTCCCCACTGCACCGCGCCGTCGCGACGGCGGGTGCTTCCGAGCAGGTGCACGTGGTGGAGGAAGTCGCCGCGAGCCGCCGGGTCGATGAGGTACTCCACCGTCACCAGCACGGGGCCCCCGTCCGGGGCGACGTCGCCGGCCACGTCGGGGCGCTGCCAGTGTCCGGACGGAGTGGTGTCCCGCCCCATGGCCGCGCTCAGCCGGAAGCGCAGCGAGAAGAGTCCCGCGAGCACCGCTGACGCCGCCGCCACCGTCAGCGCGAAGCTCGTGCCCGCCTGCTGCGCGAGCGCGCCCCAGAGCAGGCTGCCGCCCGCCATGCCCGCCGAGAAGACGACGATGTAGAGCGACAGCGCGCGGGCCCGCACCCACGCGGGCACCGAGACCTGGGCCGCTGTCTGCAGGGAGGACAGCACGACAATCCACGACACCCCGTTGGCCAGCATCGCCGGACACAGGATGCGCAGGTCGCGGACCGTCGCCACCGTCAGCATCGTCAGGGCGTAGAGGAGCGTCGCGCCCAGCACCAGCTTGTCGACGTCCAGCCGCTTGCGCAGCCCCGGCAGGGCGATGGCGCCCGCGACGGCCCCCGAGCCGATGAAGGCCAGCAGGAGGCCATAGGCCCCCGCCCCCGCGGAGAGCTGCTGACGGACGACGATGGCCAGCAGCGCGGGCAGGGCGCTGGCGAAGATGAAGAAGCAGGCCGCCTTGAGCAGCACCGAGCGGAAGTCGCTGGCGGCCGCCGCATAGCGCAGCCCGGCGCGGAGCGCGCCGCCGAAGGACTCGGAGGGAAGGGTGGCGACGGCCTTCTGCTGGCGCCAGCGCCACAGGACGACCACCAGGCCGAGGAACGACAGCGCATTCACGGAGAACGCCCAGGGCGCGCCGAAGTTCGCGACGATGAGTCCGCCCAGCGCGGGGCCGATGGAGCGCGCGATGTTCATGCCGATGGAGTGCAGCGCCACCGCCGGGGCCAGCATCGGGCGGGGGACGAGGTCCGCGGTGATGGCCGCCTGCGCCGGCATTCCCATCGCCGCGCCCGCGCCGAGCGCGAAGGTGAGCACCAGCAGCGAGCCCGCCTCGAGCCGGCCGGTGTGGGCCAGGACGGTGAGCACCGTGGCCACGGCGAGCATCCAGAGCTGCACGCCAATCAAGTAGCGCCGACGGTCGACGATGTCCGCCAGCGTGCCCGCCACGAGGGCGAAGGCCACGACGGGGAGCGTCGTCGCGGCCTGCGCCGCGGCGACCATCAGCGGTGAGCCGGTCTGCTCCGACATGTACCAGGCGGCGGCGACGTCCTGGACCCACGTGCCGATGTTGCTGGCGAGGACGGCCAGCCAGAGCGCTCGGAAGGTGGGATGACCCAGCGGTGCCCAGGCGCTCGTCGCCGGAGCAGGGGGGGCGAGCGTGCCCACGGAGCCGTCAGAAGGCATGGCACGCACATCCCAGCTCGCCCCAGAAGCTGAACAGGCCGCCGCCGTCGGGCCTGGCGCGCGGCGCCGCGTGGCCATGGCCGGGCACGCGACAGGACGCCTTGTGGGTGTGTCCCGGCGTGCTGGCGAGCTCGCGACTGGCCTGGGCAAGGGTGCCGCCCTGGTAGCCTCCGAAGTGGCTCACCGGAGACCAGTCCGGCATGGGCCCGGGCAACACGGGGGCGAGCGGGCCGAAGTCTCCGGTGCCGTGCACCACCCGTCCGCCCACCACCGTCAGCACGCTGGTGATGTCCTTGATGGCTTCCTCGGGCACGCTGAAGAAGTCCGAGGACAGCAGCGCGAAGTCTGCGTGGTGGCCCGGCTTCAGCAGGCCCTTGCGGTCCTGCTCATGCGAGAACCAGGCGCTGCCGTGCGTCCACAGCCGCAGCGCCTCTTCACGCTCCAGGCGGTTGTCGTCGCCGTACATCGGCAGTCCGCCCACCGTCCGGCCGCTGACGAGCCAGTACAGCGACACCCAGGGGTTGTAGCTGGCCACCCGCGTCGCGTCGGTGCCGGCACCCACGGGCACGCCCGCGTCCAGCATCCGGCGCACCGGCGGCGTGTGCGCGAGCGCCTTCGCGCCGTAGCGCTCCGCGAAGTATTCACCCTGGTACGCCATGCGGTGCTGGATGGCGATGCCGCCCTGCAGGGCGCGAATGCGGTCGATGTTGCGCGCGGAGATGGTCTCCGCGTGGTCGATGAGCCAGTGCAGCCCGTCGAAGGGCACCTCGCGGTTCACCTTCTCGTAGACGTCCAGCACGCGGCTGATGCTCTCGTCGTAGGTGGCGTGGATGCGGAAAGGCCAGCGGTTGCTCGCGAGCAGGCGCACCACGTCCTCCAGCTCACCCTCCATCCCCTTGGGCAGCTCAGGGCGGGGCTCGCGGAAGTCCTCGAAGTCCGCCGCGGAGAAGACCAGCATCTCGCCCGCGCCGTTGTGGCGGAGCATGTCGTCACCCTGGCGCGGCGTCAGCAGCCGGGACCAGCGCTCGAAGTCCGCGAGCTCTCCGCCCTTCTTCTGGGTGAAGAGGTTGTAGGCGATGCGCACCGTCAGCTCCCCGGCGGCATGCAGCTTCTGGATGATGTCGTAGTCCTCCGGGTAGTTCTGGAAGCCACCCCCCGCGTCGATGACCGAGGTGACGCCCAGCCGGTTCAGCTCGCGCATGAAGTGGCGGGTGGAGTTGAGCTGGTACTCCGGCGGCAGCTTGGGCCCCATCGCCAGCGTCGCGTACAGGATGAGCGCGTTCGGCCGGGCCAGCAGCAGGCCGGTGGGGTTGCCCGCCTTGTCCCGCTCCAGCTGCCCACCCGGCGGGTCCGGAGTGTCCTTGCCATAGCCGACGGCGCGCAGCGCGGCGCGGTTCAGGAGCGCACGGTCATACAGGTGCAGGATGAAGACGGGCGTCTCCGGCGCGGCCTCGTTGAGCTCCTGGAGCGTGGGCAGGCGCTTCTCGGCGAACTGGTGCTCGGTGAAGCCTCCCACCACGCGGACCCACTGCGGCGCCGGCGTCCTCGCCACCTGCGCCTTCAGCAGCGCCATGGCGTCCGCCAGCGTGCGCACCCCGTCCCAGCGCAGCTCCAGGTTGTAGTTCAGGCCCCCGCGAATCAGGTGGATGTGGCTGTCGTTGAGGCCGGGGACGAGCCGCCGGCCACCGGCATCGATGATGCGCGTGCCCGGCGTGGCGTGCTGCATCACCGAGGCCTCGTCACCCACCGCGACCAGGGCGCCGTTCGCGACGGCCAGGGCCCGGGCCTCCGGGTGGTCCCGGTCCAGCGTGGTGATGTGGGCATTGCGTACAATCAGGTCGGCCATCGGTGCTCTCCGTTCATCGGTGCTGCCTTGCTTCGCGACAGGGGCCTCGGGCCCGGTGACGCGGACCCGAGGCCAT of Pyxidicoccus trucidator contains these proteins:
- a CDS encoding bacteriophage T4 gp5 trimerisation domain-containing protein, producing FLEGDPDRPLVAGAVYNGTNTVPYALPDEKTKSTRKSASSLGSNGFNEVRIEDSAGEEEVFTHAQKDEDLLTENDKDQLVRAYEDLLVKKDRKRTVEGNQELRVEMDDVGVVEGNQTLLVQKNRDTTTKGSHDEAVEGNQSMTVSKNITSFISQGAMENVTLAKATTIGGAYSVNVALALNEATGGARGLEIGALHSEWVGMSRQETVAKDKQAKVNGDWQADVGAGVSITIGKDLKEDVGSKTHLGVKEGAAWLANKFELKADALSLVVNDQLILRVEKSGKVQLNAKKLTLDGSDIKFKGAKVQKLAAGSVPGKSIKVEEAAKLSEVDPIYSSGASLSLAVEDSGAPLAFCPYEIVSKDGEVLARGLTDKDGKTIPIQVDEDKEVSLRLL
- a CDS encoding glycerate kinase, translated to MISPRWLVAPQEFKGTLTSAQAAEAMAKGIRESSPEVVLDVAPLADGGPGTVDALLSGTRGERRKQVVRGPLGAPVEASWALLDDGRTAVVEMAAASGLSLLPPEARDARLATTYGTGELMRAALDSGCERLIVGLGGSATTDAGTGALAALGYRFLDARGQPLPPGGAALAGLVQVDASSRHPRLGTVELLGATDVTSPLLGADGAARLFGPQKGADAAVVAELEAALAHAATVMGAQSAGWPGTGAAGGFGFGLVSLAGARLVPGYEVVSRALGLERRVLMADVVLTGEGRFDRQTSMGKGPGGLARLAREHGTPVVLFAGCVDRRDGLELDLFTEVVELAASQARPEDPPSKLLCEAAARWAAARLKGGR
- a CDS encoding YkgJ family cysteine cluster protein, whose translation is MPTRDWDEQDDDAPAGGTRERERALKEVRTVYRQADAAYAPYSCPASGECCQLATTGRQPWLWQPEWELLARGRPLPPPREDGGCPYLDAAGKRCTVYADRPFGCRTFFCERIRGPARQPAETVGSLLERLERISQRVAPALKAPRPLLEWHAEARASTPPEEE
- a CDS encoding class I SAM-dependent rRNA methyltransferase, with the translated sequence MPTSPKPPNPHRGGRPSSPSQGGGRPSSPSQGRGRPHGRPEKVAPDRTTPDIAPDGLPQVSLVRRGVERWQAGHPWIYRADLNGDPGLAGGEVVRVTDSRGWFLGKAFYSKQSKISLRWLTFEDVAVDEDFFRQRLLAADELRRRALPGEKTYRLVHGEADGIPGLVVDRYGDYLSIQFLVPATEQRKALFVDLLEAQFHPKGIINRSDVNVRNLEGLTPEKGLLRGELPGPVSFDEGLVRMRADLLEGQKTGAFLDQRENHVMAAHYAHGEALDCFAYVGGFALQLATRAKTVTAIEISESAAAQLRENAASNKLSNLDVVVANAFDFLRDAVDDGKHFDTIVLDPPSFAKNKDAIAAALRGYKEINLRALQLLRPGGILISASCTYHVDEQAFEDMLASAAADAKRRVQIIERRGAGRDHPVLLNLRETRYLKCFVLRVL
- a CDS encoding FxsA family protein; protein product: MFKYLLLAFTVVPFIELYLLLAIGREVGFMPTLAMVLLTGLVGASLARREGARVMRSWRESMARGQVPEDGILSGALVLVGGALLVAPGVFTDVVGLLLLIPPTRRFVAARLRRSLERKVREGSVRVTTVGFGGFGGFQGTRGDGPFGGPFAGGTFDAGPGTPSREGRTQAEVDAEFTEDKPRH
- a CDS encoding DUF1427 family protein, which codes for MMMAMVGLVLALGIGAGCRLLDIPLPAPPKLQGALLVLAMTVGFVAGDYLLR
- a CDS encoding DUF1427 family protein, translated to MNLKLLIGLLLGLGIGFGCRWLGIPAPAPPLLVGALLVVAMTSGYVVADQVLAKRPAHSRADCGGPTGETRETRA
- a CDS encoding MFS transporter; translated protein: MPSDGSVGTLAPPAPATSAWAPLGHPTFRALWLAVLASNIGTWVQDVAAAWYMSEQTGSPLMVAAAQAATTLPVVAFALVAGTLADIVDRRRYLIGVQLWMLAVATVLTVLAHTGRLEAGSLLVLTFALGAGAAMGMPAQAAITADLVPRPMLAPAVALHSIGMNIARSIGPALGGLIVANFGAPWAFSVNALSFLGLVVVLWRWRQQKAVATLPSESFGGALRAGLRYAAAASDFRSVLLKAACFFIFASALPALLAIVVRQQLSAGAGAYGLLLAFIGSGAVAGAIALPGLRKRLDVDKLVLGATLLYALTMLTVATVRDLRILCPAMLANGVSWIVVLSSLQTAAQVSVPAWVRARALSLYIVVFSAGMAGGSLLWGALAQQAGTSFALTVAAASAVLAGLFSLRFRLSAAMGRDTTPSGHWQRPDVAGDVAPDGGPVLVTVEYLIDPAARGDFLHHVHLLGSTRRRDGAVQWGVMEDAATPGRFLEYFLVDSWLEHLRQHERVTNEEKRLQEALRALHRDAQPPSVRHFVTAEPSTPRIVTLEEPS
- a CDS encoding amidohydrolase, which codes for MADLIVRNAHITTLDRDHPEARALAVANGALVAVGDEASVMQHATPGTRIIDAGGRRLVPGLNDSHIHLIRGGLNYNLELRWDGVRTLADAMALLKAQVARTPAPQWVRVVGGFTEHQFAEKRLPTLQELNEAAPETPVFILHLYDRALLNRAALRAVGYGKDTPDPPGGQLERDKAGNPTGLLLARPNALILYATLAMGPKLPPEYQLNSTRHFMRELNRLGVTSVIDAGGGFQNYPEDYDIIQKLHAAGELTVRIAYNLFTQKKGGELADFERWSRLLTPRQGDDMLRHNGAGEMLVFSAADFEDFREPRPELPKGMEGELEDVVRLLASNRWPFRIHATYDESISRVLDVYEKVNREVPFDGLHWLIDHAETISARNIDRIRALQGGIAIQHRMAYQGEYFAERYGAKALAHTPPVRRMLDAGVPVGAGTDATRVASYNPWVSLYWLVSGRTVGGLPMYGDDNRLEREEALRLWTHGSAWFSHEQDRKGLLKPGHHADFALLSSDFFSVPEEAIKDITSVLTVVGGRVVHGTGDFGPLAPVLPGPMPDWSPVSHFGGYQGGTLAQASRELASTPGHTHKASCRVPGHGHAAPRARPDGGGLFSFWGELGCACHAF